The window CCGTTCTAGGCGTATACTTTGGTCTATTTGTTTCTTTACCTGTTATGGAAAAAACATACAACTTCTTTACAGGTCGTACCCGTGAACAAGATTTAGCAGAGGAGGCAGCAAGTCATGAGTAAAAGCGAAAAATTAACACAATTTGTCATCGTTATCTGTATTGCTGCTATCATCACTGCAGTAGGTAATGTAATGGATGGCAAACATCTATTTAGTGATAGTTTAGTTGGCGTAGCTATCTTGGCAGTCCTTGCTACAATTGGCGCTTTGATCTCTAACTTGCCATATGCTAATAAATTGCCTATGGTATTCTGGGTATCTTTAGTTGGTGTTATTGCATCCTTACCTGGTATGCCTGGCCAAGAATGGATTATTGCTAAAACTAGCCAAGTTACATTCCTTGCAACAACAACACCTGTACTTGCTTATGCAGGTTTATCCTTAGGTAAAGACCTTGGTGCATTCCGTCGATTATCTTGGCGTATTATTCCTGTTGCACTAGCTGTAACAGCAGGTACCTTCATCTGTGCAACAGCATTAGCACAATTAGTACTTCATTTAGAAGGTTTAATTTAATACTAAATCATAATGTTAGATGTCTAAACTATGTTAAGATATACATATAGATTTATATTTTATAAGATATCTATACATTATGATTCCATGATCGACCGTATTTTATACGGTCGATTTTATAAAGGAGATATTATGAGCCGTATGACAAAGGAAGAAGTAAAACAACGTGTTTGTAAAGCTATTGTTGATGCACAACCGCGTTTACGAGAATTAGCAGAATCTATTATGGCTGAACCTGAGCTAGGTTTTAAAGAGGTGAAAACATCTAAAAAGGTTCAAGCTATGTTTGATGAACTTGGCATTTCTTATACTACAGGTCATGCACTGACAGGTGTAAAAGGTAGAATGAAAGGCCGAGATAGTAAATATACGGTTGCCATGGTTGGGGAATTAGATGCCATTCTCTGTCCTCGCCATCCTCGTGCCGATGATTTAACAGGGGCTGCTCATTGCTGTGGTCATAATGTGCAAATTACTAATATGTTTGCCGTAGCTATAGGCCTACAAGCAGTGATGGACGAATTAGCAGGCGATGTTGTGCTATTTGCTGTTCCGGCAGAGGAAATGATTGAGATTGATTACCGCAATAAATTGCGTGAGCAAGGCAAACTTAAGTATATGGGTGGCAAGCAACAGCTCATCTATGAAGGTGCTTTTGACGATATCGATATGGCTATGCAAATGCATGTGGAGACAGCCAAAACTCCAGCTGGTGAAATGGGGCTTGGTAGTACCTCTAATGGTTTTGTATCTAAGCTGATTGAATATCACGGTAAGGTAGCTCATGCGGCTCAGGCACCTCATGAAGGCATCAATGCTCTTAATGCTGCTTTGATGGGCGTTATGGGGGTTAACTCCATTCGTGAAACTTTCAAAGAAAGCGATTATTTCAGATTCCATCCCATCATTAATCAAGGCGGTACATTGGTAAACTGTGTGCCTGATTATGTTCAAGTTGAAAGTTACGTGCGTGCTTCTAATATTGAAGCTATTGTAGATGGTAACCATCGTGTTAACAGAGCCTTAAAAGCTGGTGGGGATGCAGTAGGGGCAACATGTGTTATCAATGACCTACCAGGCTATTTACCGATGCGTAATGATGAACGTATGAATGCTCTATTACGAGAAAATTCAAACCCTATCTTTGGTGAAGCCAATGTATACCAAGGCCCACATATAACAGCTAGTACAGACATGGGGGACGTATCTCACTTAATGCCGGTCATCCATCCATGGGTTGGTTGTATCAGTGGTGTACTACACAGTGCGGAATATGAAATCTCTGTACCTGATGTAGCGTACATTAAAACAGCACAAGCCTTGGCTATGACTATTGTAGACTTACTATACGATGATGCAGCGGGCGCTAAAGATGTATTAGACCACTTTACACCAGCCTTAAATAAACAAAGCTATATTGAACTCTTAGATCGTATTGCTAAGGGTGAATAAAATAAACCACCTATCGAAGATAAATTGATTATCTTTGGTAGGTGGTTTACAATTTATTTATATAACTATAATGATTCATTTAAGTCTATGTTCTTATATATTATATAAGTATATTTAGTATATGTTAGAGGCGATTATGAAAGAGAATATTGCTTTACTACTAGCCATCTTGTATCTAATTTATAGATATAAGACTTATAAGAAAGTTAATAAAACAATAGAAGACAGAATAGAAAATGTACACAAACCATTCTTTAAACGCGTACAAGAAACTTTACAGTGCTCTGAAAAAGAGGCAGAGAAAGTTGGTCTAGCATTAGATAAATATTTTGTACCCTTAGAAAGTGAATTCTATAAAATTAATGATAATACCTACTCATTTGTTGATGCAGGTGGCCTTAAAGGAAAATTTTCAATAGATCAAAACTATAAGTTATTGACTTTAGTATATAATAATGTAGATTTATTAGCTTTAGAGCAAAACTTGTAAATTAGTATAATTAGGATTGAAGCAACCTTATAATAATAAAGTTACTAATATACCTTTTGTATTTACCTCAGAAGAATTAAGGAGTTTTTATGCCCATTAGAAAGCTTATAAAGATAACTTGTACAGTAGTTTTATCGTTACTAGTAATTATTCTACTTTTTGTTGGAATTAGAATATACGAATATCAAATATTTATAAACTCTCTTGTAGATTATGGCAAACAAACAGGGCTCAATAAAAATATGACTGGTTTTGCTACAGATTTTCCCTATATATATTCTAATGGTGATTTCGGTATAGTTGTTGTTAACGTATTACCCTATGGAACAGTACGAATTATTCCAAATCATAAAGGCTTTAGTAAAACATTTGAATCTCCAGCAGATAGTAATTTACAGTATTTGCAAAAAGCATATGGGGATGAACTTATAATTTTAGACAGTATTGATCAATTTTCAGAAGATGAAAGAAAGATTATATCTGAGATAACTAAGAAGGACTCAAAACCACGATATGATTGTGATACTTGGGTTACTAGATCATACTAATTTAAGGTAAGTATGCTCTTAAATTAATTTGGAGAATAAATTATGTTCGAGATAGTAACAATTTTAGGGCTTATATATTTGTTATATCGTATTAGATTCTTTTATAAAGAGGATAGTATATTTACTAAATAAGCCATGTGAAAATATTCTGGAGGATGAAGAAGTAAAAATGAGGAGTAATTAAATCAATGAACTTTATATATTATTTTGCTACTATATCCTTATTTTTAGCATTTGCCTATAGTGTAATTCAATATATCCGAAGATCTAATGAAGACATAAATGAAAAATATAGATTGATTAGTTTTGGCATATTTTTATTTGTAATGTTTACGGATTTAAAGTTCTTGGATACTATAAATAAAGAATTTAAATACCTAATTGAGTTTTTATTGCTATCATTTAGTACATACCTGTTTTCACTAATTTATAAAAATAGTGACAATAAAAGGACTTATTACCTATTTTCTTTTTTTACAATATTGTTATTTTTAATGGCTATCTTATTCTCTATGTAATTGAAAATTATATATATATATAATTGTAGTTATGTTTATTTTATGGATTGTATTGCATTAACTAAATTATGTTATTAGAATACATTTTTTATGGCTAGAATATTTCCTCAGGGGGAAACGTGTGGAAAAACAAATAGTAAATATATTTTTACTTTTAAGTTTTAATTATTATATGATTAAATCTTGGGGTACTCGGAAGGTTACAATTTTAACACTAATTGGCAACTATTTCTTAATCAGTATTTTAATAGAATCGTATTTTGGTTTGCCTAAATTCATTGAGGACTTTAATGCACTATTTATGCTTGGAATAGGTATGGTAGGTATTTATATCTTATGGCGTAAAAATAAAGCTGGAACACTAACGGAGTATGAAAAAAGAGGATGGATTCTGACTCGTACTTTCTTAGCATTATTTGTCTTAGCTGTATTAGTATTTGCTTTAATATTTATATTTATGGAGTATATTTATGGGATATATATTTAGTGTAATAATATATTGAGTTCTAATCTGGAGATAAAATAGTAGAAATATTACCTCTGAAAATAATTATAGTCTTCGTTATAGAGTTAGTAATTTTTGGATTGGTAAGTCTCCTGATTTTAGGTATTTTTATAGAAAAGAGATCTTTATACTTGAGCGATTAAATAACTTGTAATATTAATCTTACAATAATGATTATTTTAAGTTGATATTTTTTATATTTTATTTGATTAAAAATATTTTCTTATATTTTGATAGATAATAGTTAAAATTTTTGAGGATATTTATGGATAAAATACAAATTATAGAATCTGAATTAATTTCATTGCAGTATGCTGATGAACAAATGTTGGACTTTTTAGTTACTGATTTAGGTAATAGAGCTGTTTTAGTGGCAGAGACATTTTATCTAGAATTTAAGTATTGTACTCAAATTAATATAGATAATGATTTAATGAACACACTTTTTTTACCTAGATTTAAAACTGGTAAATCTAGTCTTTTTATTCAAGATATTTCTATAGAGACTAAAGACGTTCGATCAAGAGGTGTTATAAAAAATAGACATGTTGATAAAGGTTATGCTACAGCAGTAGGCTATGAGTTTACTATTAACTTTGCATTTATGGATATAGCTATCGATTGTTTAGATTTTAGCTTAGTGAAGAAAAAAGATTTAGAAAGAGATATTGATTCGTTGATACATTATAAAGAAATCGAGTAATAGAATGTTAATCATTAGTTTTATTAATAATCTTTGATTTCATTCTTATATAGTTGATATATTTACTTGTGTTGACATTCATCCCTCTGTATTGCTACAATATTGTCTATAATATATGCGATGAAGCAGAGTAGTAAACCTCTCTAGCGAGTGAGGATGGTGTAAGCTCACATTTGGTTGAAGGCGCTGTAGAGCATTGGCAGGAACGCAGGTATCTGTTAGTAAAGGCCAACATAGAAAAAAGAGGGCGCAAGCCAAATAGGGTGGAACCGCGGGTATACTCGTCCCTGTAACGTTTTTCGTTACAGGGACTTTTTTGTTTGTAACGAAATGGTTGATTTTATGTCGGTTGTGTAAAGTGGAGGCAGCAATGACATTTCAAGAGATTATTTTAAATCTACAAAAATTCTGGAGCGATCAAGGTTGTATCGTTCAAAATCCATATGACATCGAAAAGGGCGCAGGCACAATGAACCCTGCTACATTCTTGCATGCTATTGGTCCTGAACCATGGGCTGTATGTTATGTAGAGCCTTCTCGTCGTCCAGCAGACGGTCGTTATGGTGATAACCCTAATCGTTTGTTCCAACATCATCAATTCCAAGTTATCGTGAAACCATCTCCAGATAATATCCAAGAATTGTACTTACAATCCTTGGCAACTCTTGGTATTCATGCTGAAGATCACGATATCCGTTTCGTAGAGGATAACTGGGAATCTCCAACATTGGGCGCTTGGGGCCTTGGTTGGGAAGTATGGCTCGATGGTATGGAAGTAACTCAATTCACATATTTCCAACAAGTTGGTTCCATCGACTGTAAACCAGTTTCCGTAGAAATTACATACGGTTTAGAACGTTTGGCTATGTACATTCAAGGCGTAGAAAACGTATATGACCTTAAATGGAATGAAAACGTTACATACGGTGACGTTTGGCATGCTAACGAAGTTGAACAGTCTGTTTACAACTTTGAATTAGCTGATACAGATATGCTCTTTAAATTGTTTGATATGTACGAAGCAGAAGCAAAACGCGTTTGTGAAGCAGGTTATGTATTACCAGCTTATGACTATGTATTGAAATGTTCCCACACATTCAACTTGCTTGATTCCCGTGGTGCTATTTCCATCAGCGAACGTACTGCTTTCATCGGCCGCGTACGTGCATTGGCTCGTATTTGTGCACAACAATACCTTGCTAAACGCGAAGAATTAGGTTTCCCACTTTTGAAAGGAGATAAATAAGATGGCAAAAGATTTATTATTTGAAATCGGTGCAGAAGAAATTCCTGCCGGCTTTATGCCAAATATCTTAGGTCAATTGAAACAATTGGCTGAAACAAAATTAAATGATGCCCATCTTCCTTTTGAAAGCATCGCAACATACGGCACACCACGTCGTTTGGCTCTTATCGTGAAAGGTCTTGCTGATACATCTGCTGAAATCAGCGAACGTCATAAAGGTCCTTCTGCATCCATCGCCTATGATGCTGATGGCAATGCAACAAAAGCAGCTATCGGCTTTGCTCGTGGTAAAGGTCTTGATGTAGCTGATCTCGTTGTAGAAGACGGCTATATTTACGCTGAAACTAAAACTGCAGGCGTACCTGCAAAAGATATCGTCACAGACATGTTGCCACAATTGATTACAGGTCTTAACTTCCCTAAATCCATGCATTGGGGTAATTTAGATGCTAAGTTCGTACGTCCTGTACGTTGGCTTGTAGCTTTACTTGATGAAGAAGTAATTCCTGTAGAATTTGCTACTGTTAAATCTGGTAATGTAACACGTGGTCATCGATTCTTAGGTGCTGATGAAATCACTATCAAAAATGCATCATCCTATGTAGACACATTAAAAGAAAACTTTGTTATGGTTGATCAAGACGCACGTCGTGAATTGATTTCCAAACAATTACATGACATTGCAGCTTCTAAAAATGCATCCATCGTTTGGGATGATGATTTGTTAGAAGAAATTAACTATCTTGTTGAATGGCCTACAGCATTGTGTGGTGGATTCGAAGAATCCTACTTGGCACTTCCAGATGCAGCCATCATTACACCTATGAAAGACCATCAACGCTACTTCCCATTGGTTGACCAAGACGGCAAATTGTTGCCAATGTTCTTAACAGTTCGTAACGGCTCCGATCATTCTATCGAAGTGGTTCAAGCTGGTAATGAACGTGTATTGCGTGCACGTCTTGATGATGCTAAATTTTTCTTTAACGAAGACCGCAAGAAACCTCTTATCGACCGTCAAGATGGTTTAACTAAAATTGTATTCCAAGAAGGTCTTGGTAACTTAGCGGATAAAACTGAACGTTTACTTAAATTGGGCCGTGTATTTGGTGAAGAATGTGGTTTACATGAAGATGCAGCTGTTGTGTTAGAACGTGCTACAGAGCTCGCTAAAACTGACCTTACAACAGGTATGGTTACAGAGTTCACTGAATTACAAGGTGTAATGGGTAAAGAATACGCTTTACTTGATGGTGAATCTCCTGAAGTAGCAGAAGCTATTTTCGAACAATATTTACCACGTTTTGCAGGTGATGTATTGCCTCAAACTGAAGCAGGTAAAGTATTGTCCATTATCGATAAAGTAGATAACATCGTTGCTACTTTCAGCCGTGGTTTAATTCCTACAGGCTCTCAAGATCCATATGCATTGCGTCGTCAAACTATTGGTATATTGAACATCTTACTTGGTAGTGAGTGGAATATCAGCTTGCGTCCAATTTTCAAAGCATCTATGGAATTACTTAATGTGCCAGCTGAAAAACAAGACGAATTGCTTGGTCAAGTAGAAGAATTCTTCACACTTCGTTTGAAAAATATCTTCCTTGATCGCGAAGTTCCTCATCATGTAATTGACTTGTTGTTGTCCAACAACGAATTGTCCGTTGCTGATGCTGAAGGTCTTGTAAATGCATTGTTAGCTAACCGCATCGATGAAAACGTTGAACTTGTTCAAGCTTATACTCGTATGTACAATCTTGTAAAAGATGTGGAATATACTGGTGTTAATAGCGATTTGTTGAAAGAAGATGCTGAAAAAGCATTGTTTGAAGCTGCTACTAAAGCATCTGAAGCGAGTAGTGCTGCTTGGGAAGCTGGCGATTATGATGCAGTTGTGGCAGTTCCAGCTACTTTAGTTCCAGCCATCAACAAATTCTTTGAAGATGTAATGGTTATGGATAAAGATGAAGCAATTAAAGCTAACCGTTTACAACTCGTTCGTTTAGCATACAGTGTAATGGCCATTATCGGCGATATTAGCGCATTAAAATAACATATTTCAGTAAAAGTTAAATTTTTTACAATGATATACAGGAGAAGAGGTACCGTGCGTACCTCTTTTTTGCTTTTACGAAGAATATGCAAATTTTATGCAGGATTTTTAGAGACTATGGAGAATACTTTATAATATACAAAGTTGTATGAGGAGATAGATGATTATGAATCATGATGAATTATATAAAGCCTTATGTAAGGTGCCAAGCGGCAAAGAAAAGTCTCGTGATAGAATTATTATTGAATTATATATGCGTTCTCAAGGAGCATCACAGAAGCAGTTAGTAGATGCTCTAAATATGCGTCCCGCTACTGTGTCGGAGCAGACAGATATTCTCATTGAATTGGGATATGTTACAAAACATATTGATTATATGGATAAACGTATATCTGTAGTTACTTTAACATATGAGGGGAAACGGTTAGGCAAAACTCTTTTACATACATATAACGAATTTCTTAATGTAATGTTCTCTGATTTATCGGATGAAGAACAGGAGAATTTATACCGCTTATTAGGTAAGTTAAAACGACCAATTATGCGTAAATAATACGTAAATATTTGGATTATTAAAATAATATAGAAAATACTTGCTAACAGTACGTGATTTATGATACTATATTGCTGTTAATTTGAGACAGTCCGCTGCCTATAAGGTGTAGGTATTGAATGTCTGCAAACAGGAGGAAACAATGAACATTATTAACGTACTTGAACAAGAACAACTTCGTACAGACATCCCTACTTTCCGCGCTGGTGACACAGTTCGCGTACACGTAAAAGTAGTGGAAGGTACTCGTGAACGTATCCAAGTGTTCGAAGGTTTGGTAATCAAACGTCAAAACGGTGGCGTACGTGAAACTTTTACAGTTCGTCGTATTGCATCCGGTGTAGGTGTAGAACGTACATTCCCACTTCACAGCCCACGTTTAGCTAAAATCGAAGTTATGCGTCGTGGTGTTGTTCGTCGTGCTAAATTGTACTACTTACGTAACCTTACTGGTAAAGCTGCTCGTATTCGCGAAAAACGCTAATGTTCATAAAAGGCTGCCGTTGGCAGCCTTTTATTTTTGCTAAGATTAGATATGAATAGTTCTATTTTATTATTCTATGAATTAAAGAGTTATAATAGAGGAATATAGAGCTGTAAAAAGATAAATATAAAATATACTAAGTATCTCTATGAGATGTATATAAAGTATGTAGAAAGGATATAAAATGGCAGATTCACCTATCGTACATTGGTTCCCTGGGCATATGGCGAAAGCTACTCGTATGATTACAGAGTACATCAAGAAGGTAGATGTTGTTATCGAGTTATTAGATGCGCGTATTCCTCGCTCTAGTGCGAATCCTGTAATCCTTGAACTCGTTGGTCAAAAACCACATATTGTACTGTTAAATAAAGTTGACTTAGCTGATCCTAAATCCACAAAGGAATGGACTGAATTCTTTACTAAACAAGGCATTACAGTATTGGCTATCGATTCTAAATCTGGCAAAGGCAATAAAAAATTATTATCTACCATAGAACGTCTAAGTAAACCTATCATTGATCGTTGGGTAGCGAAAGGTATTCGCAGTCGTTCTGTTAGGACTATCATCTTAGGCATTCCTAATGTTGGTAAATCTACATTGATTAACTCTTTAGCTGGTTCTGCTGCAACGCGTACAGCTAATAAGGCAGGTCATACACGTGGTCAACAGTGGGTTAAAATCGGTAAAAATCTTGAATTGCTTGATACACCAGGTGTATTATGGCCAAAATTAGAGGACCAACGTGCAGCGGCTCGCCTCGCTATGACAGGTGCCATTTCCGATGATGTTTATGATTTAGAGCATGTTATAAAACAGCTATTAAATTACTTATTGACGAACACGCCAAATATTTTGGTAGAGCGTTATAAATTAAAGGAAGAAGAGATGACCGATGTTGATACGATTCTTGAAAGCATCGGGCGTCGTCGAGGTTGTCTTGTAAGTGGTGGCATTGTAGATTTTGACAAGGCTCGCCGTATTATCTTGCAAGACTACCGCAATACTAAGTTAGGTACAATTACTCTCGATCAAGTTGATGAAGAACCGTACTACCCTGCAGATGGTGAGGAGAGTCATAATGGATAAGGATGTATTTTCTAAGTTAAAAGTAGCAGATATTAAAGCTCTCTTTGAAACTGAACAAGCCTTAGAGATTTTGTCTTTTGCTCAAGAGGATACTCGTAGTTCTGTACAGAAATTGGCTGCTTCTTATATTAAGCGTCAAGAAAAAGAGTTAAAAGAACAGCAACGTCTTATGGGTATGTATGACTATGAAGGCATGTTCTATGATCAAGGTATCTATCATGTGGCTGGTGTTGATGAAGTGGGGCGTGGTCCTATTGCGGGGCCTGTCACGGTAGCTGCTGTTATCTTGCCACCTATGACATTAATTCCAGGCCTTAATGACTCTAAAAAACTAACCGAAGAAAAGCGTGAAGCGCTCTATGATATCATCATGGACGAAGCCGTTGCTGTTAGCTGTATTTCCTACGGCCCAGAAAAGATTGATGAACTCAATATTTATGAAGCAACGCGACAAGCGATGTATGAGGCTATTCGTACGCTCAGCGTACCAGCTGAAGCAGTAGTAGCCGATGCTATGAAATTGCCTGATTTGAGGATTCCCGTTGAATCCATCATTAAAGGTGATAGCAAAAGCGCTAATATTGCTGCTGCATCCATCATTGCAAAGGTTACGCGAGATCGATATATGAAGAGTCTTGATGATGAGTTCCCTGGCTATGGCTTTGGTATTCATAAAGGTTACTATACGGAATTACATAAAGAAGCTATCGAGCAACAAGGGGTAACACCACTACATCGAAAGAGCTTTGAACCTATTAAATCTATCGTTCGTTGGGTTAAACCTGAGTAATTTCTAAGTATTTATTATGGATAATAAATTTATTTTATAATTAGACTATCAAGTTAAGTCCTATAGTTGTATTAGTTTTATTCGTATTATCACATTATAAATTGCATATAGTTCATAACTGTAAAGAGGTTCCTAATAGTCACCTATGTGACTATTAGGAACCTCTTTTGTATTTA of the Veillonella parvula genome contains:
- a CDS encoding amidohydrolase, with protein sequence MSRMTKEEVKQRVCKAIVDAQPRLRELAESIMAEPELGFKEVKTSKKVQAMFDELGISYTTGHALTGVKGRMKGRDSKYTVAMVGELDAILCPRHPRADDLTGAAHCCGHNVQITNMFAVAIGLQAVMDELAGDVVLFAVPAEEMIEIDYRNKLREQGKLKYMGGKQQLIYEGAFDDIDMAMQMHVETAKTPAGEMGLGSTSNGFVSKLIEYHGKVAHAAQAPHEGINALNAALMGVMGVNSIRETFKESDYFRFHPIINQGGTLVNCVPDYVQVESYVRASNIEAIVDGNHRVNRALKAGGDAVGATCVINDLPGYLPMRNDERMNALLRENSNPIFGEANVYQGPHITASTDMGDVSHLMPVIHPWVGCISGVLHSAEYEISVPDVAYIKTAQALAMTIVDLLYDDAAGAKDVLDHFTPALNKQSYIELLDRIAKGE
- the glyQ gene encoding glycine--tRNA ligase subunit alpha, encoding MTFQEIILNLQKFWSDQGCIVQNPYDIEKGAGTMNPATFLHAIGPEPWAVCYVEPSRRPADGRYGDNPNRLFQHHQFQVIVKPSPDNIQELYLQSLATLGIHAEDHDIRFVEDNWESPTLGAWGLGWEVWLDGMEVTQFTYFQQVGSIDCKPVSVEITYGLERLAMYIQGVENVYDLKWNENVTYGDVWHANEVEQSVYNFELADTDMLFKLFDMYEAEAKRVCEAGYVLPAYDYVLKCSHTFNLLDSRGAISISERTAFIGRVRALARICAQQYLAKREELGFPLLKGDK
- the glyS gene encoding glycine--tRNA ligase subunit beta, whose protein sequence is MAKDLLFEIGAEEIPAGFMPNILGQLKQLAETKLNDAHLPFESIATYGTPRRLALIVKGLADTSAEISERHKGPSASIAYDADGNATKAAIGFARGKGLDVADLVVEDGYIYAETKTAGVPAKDIVTDMLPQLITGLNFPKSMHWGNLDAKFVRPVRWLVALLDEEVIPVEFATVKSGNVTRGHRFLGADEITIKNASSYVDTLKENFVMVDQDARRELISKQLHDIAASKNASIVWDDDLLEEINYLVEWPTALCGGFEESYLALPDAAIITPMKDHQRYFPLVDQDGKLLPMFLTVRNGSDHSIEVVQAGNERVLRARLDDAKFFFNEDRKKPLIDRQDGLTKIVFQEGLGNLADKTERLLKLGRVFGEECGLHEDAAVVLERATELAKTDLTTGMVTEFTELQGVMGKEYALLDGESPEVAEAIFEQYLPRFAGDVLPQTEAGKVLSIIDKVDNIVATFSRGLIPTGSQDPYALRRQTIGILNILLGSEWNISLRPIFKASMELLNVPAEKQDELLGQVEEFFTLRLKNIFLDREVPHHVIDLLLSNNELSVADAEGLVNALLANRIDENVELVQAYTRMYNLVKDVEYTGVNSDLLKEDAEKALFEAATKASEASSAAWEAGDYDAVVAVPATLVPAINKFFEDVMVMDKDEAIKANRLQLVRLAYSVMAIIGDISALK
- a CDS encoding MarR family winged helix-turn-helix transcriptional regulator; this encodes MNHDELYKALCKVPSGKEKSRDRIIIELYMRSQGASQKQLVDALNMRPATVSEQTDILIELGYVTKHIDYMDKRISVVTLTYEGKRLGKTLLHTYNEFLNVMFSDLSDEEQENLYRLLGKLKRPIMRK
- the rplS gene encoding 50S ribosomal protein L19, producing MNIINVLEQEQLRTDIPTFRAGDTVRVHVKVVEGTRERIQVFEGLVIKRQNGGVRETFTVRRIASGVGVERTFPLHSPRLAKIEVMRRGVVRRAKLYYLRNLTGKAARIREKR
- the ylqF gene encoding ribosome biogenesis GTPase YlqF, with the protein product MADSPIVHWFPGHMAKATRMITEYIKKVDVVIELLDARIPRSSANPVILELVGQKPHIVLLNKVDLADPKSTKEWTEFFTKQGITVLAIDSKSGKGNKKLLSTIERLSKPIIDRWVAKGIRSRSVRTIILGIPNVGKSTLINSLAGSAATRTANKAGHTRGQQWVKIGKNLELLDTPGVLWPKLEDQRAAARLAMTGAISDDVYDLEHVIKQLLNYLLTNTPNILVERYKLKEEEMTDVDTILESIGRRRGCLVSGGIVDFDKARRIILQDYRNTKLGTITLDQVDEEPYYPADGEESHNG
- a CDS encoding ribonuclease HII → MDKDVFSKLKVADIKALFETEQALEILSFAQEDTRSSVQKLAASYIKRQEKELKEQQRLMGMYDYEGMFYDQGIYHVAGVDEVGRGPIAGPVTVAAVILPPMTLIPGLNDSKKLTEEKREALYDIIMDEAVAVSCISYGPEKIDELNIYEATRQAMYEAIRTLSVPAEAVVADAMKLPDLRIPVESIIKGDSKSANIAAASIIAKVTRDRYMKSLDDEFPGYGFGIHKGYYTELHKEAIEQQGVTPLHRKSFEPIKSIVRWVKPE